The following coding sequences are from one Zalophus californianus isolate mZalCal1 chromosome 15, mZalCal1.pri.v2, whole genome shotgun sequence window:
- the LOC113923461 gene encoding high mobility group protein B1-like: MGKGDPKKPRGKMSSYAFFVQTCREEHKKKHPEPSVNFSEFSKKCSERWKTMSAKEKGKFEDMAKADKARYEREMKTYIPPKGETKKKFKDPNAPKRPPSAFFLFCSEYRPKIKGEHPGRSMGDVAKKLGEMWSNTAADDKQPYEKKAAKLKEKYEKVIAAYRAQGKPDAAKKGVVKAEKSKKQKEEEEDEEDEDEEEDDDDE; this comes from the coding sequence atgGGCAAAGGAGATCCTAAGAAGCCGAGAGGCAAAATGTCATCATATGCATTCTTTGTGCAAACTTGCCGAGAGGAGCACAAGAAGAAGCACCCAGAGCCTTCAGTCAACTTCTCAGAGTTTTCTAAGAAGTGCTCAGAAAGGTGGAAGACCATGTCtgctaaagagaaaggaaaatttgaagaCATGGCAAAGGCGGACAAGGCCCgttatgaaagagaaatgaaaacttatatcccccctaaaggggaaacaaaaaagaagttcAAGGATCCCAATGCACCCAAGAGGCCTCCTTCggcctttttcttgttttgttctgagtATCGCCCCAAAATCAAAGGAGAACACCCCGGCCGATCCATGGGTGATGTTGCAAAGAAACTGGGAGAGATGTGGAGTAACACCGCTGCAGATGACAAGCAGCCGTATGAAAAGAAGGCTGCTAAgctgaaggaaaaatatgaaaaggttATTGCTGCGTACCGAGCTCAAGGAAAGCCTGATGCGGCAAAAAAGGGAGTTGTCAAGGCTGAAAAGagcaagaaacagaaggaagaggaggaagatgaggaagatgaagatgaagaagaagatgatgatgatgaataa